The genomic segment CCACGGCTCGCGCCGCCGCGCGCACCGGCGTGCCCATGGTCGCCTCGACGCTGTCCGTCGACCCGCTGGAGACCGTAGTCGCCGAACTCGGTGACACCCCGGGCTTCTTCCAGCTGTACACGCCCACCGACAGAGCACTCGCCGAAAGCCTGGTCCACCGCGCCGAACGCGCCGGCTACCAGGGCATCGTCGTCACCCTCGACACCTGGATCACCGGCTGGCGCCCGCGTGACCTCGCGGTGTCCAACTTCCCGCAGCTGCGCGGCCACTGCCTGGCGAACTACTTCACCGACCCTGTCTTCCGGGCGGCGCTGCCCCGCCCGCCCGAGGAGGACCCGCAGTCCGCGATCCTCCACTGGACCCAGGTCTTCGGCAACCCGCTGACCTGGCAGGATCTGGACTGGCTGCGCTCCCTGACCGACCTGCCGCTGATCGTGAAGGGCATCTGCCATCCCGAGGACGCCCGGCGCGCTCGGGACGGCGGAGCGGACGCGATCTACTGCTCCAATCATGGGGGCCGCCAGGCCAACGGCGGCCTCCCCGCTCTCGCCGCACTGCCCGCCGTCGTCGAGGCGGCCGGTCTGCCGGTCCTCTTCGACTCCGGGGTCCGTAGCGGCGCCGACATCGTCAAGGCCCTCGCCCTCGGCGCGACGGCGGTCGGCATCGGCCGCCCCTACGCCTACGGCTGCGCGCTGGGCGGCACGGACGGAATCGTCCACGTCCTGCGCGCGCTACTCGCCGAGGCGGATCTGATCATGGCGGTCGACGGATACCGGTGCGTGGACGACCTGGTTCCCGAGGCGCTTCAAGCCCTGTAGGCGGCAGGCCTGTGAGGAGCCGCCACGCGAGGGCCTGCCCCCGCGGCCATGTCCGTGAGTGACCGCGTGGTCCGGTGTGTGGCTGCGCAGGTCCTCAAGTGCGACCGACCTCTCTCTGTGCCTGCCGTCGCTCTCCGAGCGAAGACCGAGGAAGAAGCCATGTGTATGAGCCGGACGCGGGCGACACATGTGTCATCGGTGCCGGTCCGGCAGGGCTCGCGACGGCGCGGGCGCTGAAGGCGCGCAACCTGCCGGATCGGTGGTGGCTGGACGGTCGGGCGCGCGGACGGGCAGCGCGGCCGACACACCCATGTGCTGATGTGCTGATGTGCTCGGGATCGCAGTGGTATCCCGACATGCCCCGGCTGCCCGGAGGGATTCAGCGGCGAGGTCCGGCACGCGAACACGTATCGAGGCCCGGACGAGCTGCGCGGCAACCGGGTGCTGGTCGTCGGGCCCGGGGCCTCCGGACTGGACCTCGCCTGCAGTCGGTCACGCGGCGGACGACGGTCGGCGCCCCACCGAGCCGTCTGCCCAGCGGGACCGCGGAGTGACAGCGGGCGGTGGTGCGGCTCTCGCACTCGCGCCGCCGAGTGGGTTGCTTCGTCGCGTATCGGGTCAGGTGCTGGGTGTCCTCGGCGCTCGGTATGTCCTGGACGCGGATGGCGCCGATGTCCGGAGCGGTGCCTCTGAGGAGCGCTCTATCCGTAGGCCAGTTTCCGGAGTATCAGGGAGGCGAGCGGTGTCGGCAGAGCACGCAGGGTACGGACCAGAGCCGCTGTGGGCCAGGGGAAGTACGCCTGGGCCGGTTCGTTTTCCAGGGCGTGTATGACATGCCGTGCCCCACGTTCCTCGCTGATCTCGAAAGGCTTGGGCAGCCCGTCCTCGCTGATGCGTGCTGTGGCCACGAAGCCCGGATGGATGGTGGTGAACCGGATTCCCCGGGGCCCCAGTTCGACACGCGCAGCGTCAAGGAGGGTGCGTGCGGCGGCCTTGGCGGCCGAGTACGGGCCCTGGCGGGGAATGCCTATGAGCCCGGCGAGGGAGTTGGTGTGGGCGATCAGGCCGCCGTCGCGCTGCCGCAACATCTGTTCGGTCAGCGGGATGAGGTAGTTGACGACGACGTCGTAGTTCAACGCCATGATGCGTGAGACATCGGCGACAGAGACCTCGTCCATGGCCATGTCCGGTCCGTCACCGGCGTTGAGCAGCGCGATGTCGACGGACCCGAACTCCCTGGTGGCGGCCGCCACCACGTCGGCCGCCTCCCGCGCGTCGAGGGCGTCGGCCGCGATGTCCAGGCAGTCGCTGCCCGCGGCCCGTACCTGCTCCGCGAGCCTGGCCAGTTCGGGGGCGCGCCGGGCCGTGATGACCAACCGGTTCTTGCCGGGGGCGAGTTGGCGCGCCACTTCCGCGCCGATGCCCGAGGACGCGCCGACGATCAGGATCGTACGGTCGGTGATCCTTGCCATGGTGTTCCTGTTCTCGAAGGTAGGGCGAGCGTCGCGGGACGCGGGAGAAGGGGAAGCCGACGGTGCCTCCAGAGGTGATCATGCCCGCGCGTGTTCCCGATACGGTCGCTCACCGTTCAGGAGTGAGTCAAGTGTCCAAGACGTTCGTCTTGGACGCGGTGGTAGCCTGTGGGTCGACCCGATCTGGAGGAGCGGCAGCCGAATGGCCCGTATGGCGCTGAGGGAACGGCGGGAAGAGCTCATCGCCGCGGCGATCAGGGTGGTGACCCGGGAGGGCGTCGCCAAGACGACGACCCGCTCCATCGTCCGCGAGGCGGGCATGACCCTCGGCGTCTTCCACTACTGCTTCGATTCACGTGAAGACCTTCTCGAACAGGTGATCACGCGTATCACGGACGATTTCGTGATCGCCTTCCGGCAGGCGTGTGCCGGGGAGACGGAGCTGCGTCCGGCCGTCGAGAAGAGCCTGAGCGCCTTCTGGGACGGCGTGCAGGCCGGCCCCGGCGAGCATCTGGCCGGTCACGAACTGGCCCACTACGCCTTGCGGCAGGCGGGTATGGAGAAGCTGGCGCGCCGTCAGTACCGGCACTACCTGGACGTCCACGAGGATCTCGTGACGGACATCGCCGCGAAGACCGGCGTCCGGTGGACCGTCCCGGGCCCGGTCCTCGCCCGCTACCTGAACTCGGTCCTGGACGGGCTCACGATGTGCTGGCTCATCGACCGCGACACCGAAACCAGCCGCGCGGTCCTGGATCTCACCGGCAGGCACCTGGAGACCCTCGCTGTG from the Streptomyces sp. NBC_00310 genome contains:
- a CDS encoding SDR family NAD(P)-dependent oxidoreductase; this encodes MARITDRTILIVGASSGIGAEVARQLAPGKNRLVITARRAPELARLAEQVRAAGSDCLDIAADALDAREAADVVAAATREFGSVDIALLNAGDGPDMAMDEVSVADVSRIMALNYDVVVNYLIPLTEQMLRQRDGGLIAHTNSLAGLIGIPRQGPYSAAKAAARTLLDAARVELGPRGIRFTTIHPGFVATARISEDGLPKPFEISEERGARHVIHALENEPAQAYFPWPTAALVRTLRALPTPLASLILRKLAYG
- a CDS encoding lactate 2-monooxygenase; the protein is MAFADYQNEIYLNGLGGVLPPFPMDFAELEAKARAALSPSVWSYVAGGAGDEHTQRANVTAFTRWGLIPRMFVGAAQRDLTVELFGMTLPSPVFLAPVGVIGLCAQDGHGDLSTARAAARTGVPMVASTLSVDPLETVVAELGDTPGFFQLYTPTDRALAESLVHRAERAGYQGIVVTLDTWITGWRPRDLAVSNFPQLRGHCLANYFTDPVFRAALPRPPEEDPQSAILHWTQVFGNPLTWQDLDWLRSLTDLPLIVKGICHPEDARRARDGGADAIYCSNHGGRQANGGLPALAALPAVVEAAGLPVLFDSGVRSGADIVKALALGATAVGIGRPYAYGCALGGTDGIVHVLRALLAEADLIMAVDGYRCVDDLVPEALQAL
- a CDS encoding TetR/AcrR family transcriptional regulator, yielding MARMALRERREELIAAAIRVVTREGVAKTTTRSIVREAGMTLGVFHYCFDSREDLLEQVITRITDDFVIAFRQACAGETELRPAVEKSLSAFWDGVQAGPGEHLAGHELAHYALRQAGMEKLARRQYRHYLDVHEDLVTDIAAKTGVRWTVPGPVLARYLNSVLDGLTMCWLIDRDTETSRAVLDLTGRHLETLAVSRTDALSA